The Gadus macrocephalus chromosome 13, ASM3116895v1 genome includes a window with the following:
- the LOC132470927 gene encoding inter-alpha-trypsin inhibitor heavy chain H3-like isoform X2 — translation MLRSVMPGKWSTLLLWNSLCIFIFLVDGAVFITHNEDMQRDAEAVASPISRQKRSTNNAKMVEVLSVTVHCTVASRFAHTVMTSSALNKANSSQEIFFEVDLPKTAFITNFTMEIEGQVYIGKVNEKEKARKQYDKAVSKGQTAGLVKASGRTMETFSVSVNIRAKSNVTFILTYEELLQRKLGQYEILTRINPKQLVQNFEIVADIYEAQGIAFVEAAGTFLSNELLPLVEKTVTDNKAHISFSPTLDQQRKCPECDGSLINGDFIIKYDVKRASSLGDIQIVKGYFVHFFAPPDLPRIPKNVVFVIDRSGSMSGTKMKQTREAMLAILQDLHHEDHFGLIQFDHTILQWKNSLMKATRENVTNAMEYVKRIRDSGSTNINGAVLRAVDMLKREKGGTQTSVDMIILLTDGMPNSGESSLPKIQKNVLNAIGGNMSLFCLGFGNNVDYSFLDVMAKQNKGLARRIYEASDATLQLQGFFEEVATPLLSEVDLRYPDNAVESLTPHHFSQLFNGSEIVVAGRLSDNDMDNFLVEVQADGHGNDFQVQGKARVAEWDQIYPEQEYIFGNFSERLWAYLTLQQLLVASELGSPEEKSNATAKALEMSLKYSFVTPLTSMVVTKPETEDGPSGPLIADKLTEGERRFVEKDGMNLTDHSLV, via the exons ATGTTGAGGTCAGTCATGCCTGGGAAGTGGAGCACGCTGCTTCTTTGGAATTCCCTCTGCATCTTTATTTTTCTGGTCGATGGAGCAGTGTTCATCACACATAATGAAGATATGCAGAGG GACGCTGAGGCTGTTGCGAGCCCCATTTCTCGTCAG AAACGTAGTACAAACAATGCAAAG ATGGTGGAGGTGCTCAGTGTCACAGTACACTGTACGGTGGCTTCTCGGTTCGCTCACACAGTCATGACCTCCAGTGCTTTGAACAAAGCCAACTCCTCCCAGGAAATATTCTTCGAGGTGGACCTGCCCAAGACGGCCTTCATCACCAACTTCACCAT GGAGATTGAGGGTCAGGTCTATATTGGGAAGGTGAATGAAAAAGAGAAGGCTAGGAAGCAGTATGACAAAGCAGTGTCTAAAGGGCAGACGGCTGGACTGGTCAA AGCTTCTGGAAGGACGATGGAGACGTTCTCTGTATCCGTCAACATTAGAGCCAAGAGCAATGTGACCTTCATCCTGACCTATGAGGAGCTTCTTCAGAGGAAATTGGGCCAGTATGAGATTCTGACCCGAATTAACCCCAAACAGCTGGTCCAGAACTTTGAG attgtgGCTGATATCTATGAGGCCCAGGGCATTGCCTTTGTGGAGGCCGCTGGAACCTTCCTTTCCAATGAACTCCTCCCACTGGTGGAAAAAACGGTCACAGACAATAAG GCACACATCTCCTTCTCGCCCACGCTGGATCAGCAGAGGAAGTGTCCAGAGTGTGATGGGTCTCTGATCAATGGGGATTTCATCATCAAGTATGACGTGAAACGAGCGTCCAGCCTCGGAGACATTCAG ATCGTGAAAGGATACTTTGTGCATTTCTTTGCTCCACCGGATCTTCCTCGCATCCCAAAGAATGTGGTGTTTGTCATCGACAGGAGTGGGTCAATGTCAGGCACCAAGATGAAACAG ACCCGAGAGGCAATGCTGGCCATTCTGCAAGACCTGCACCATGAAGACCATTTCGGCCTCATCCAATTTGACCACACCATTCTCCAGTGGAAGAATTCTCTTATGAAGGCCACGAGAGAAAATGTGACCAACGCAATGGAGTATGTCAAGAGAATCAGGGATAGCGGAA GTACGAATATCAACGGCGCCGTGTTGAGAGCAGTGGACATGTTGAAGCGGGAAAAGGGAGGCACACAGACAAGTGTGGACATGATTATCTTACTGACTGACGGAATGCCCAATTCAG GGGAGAGCTCCCTCCCAAAGATCCAGAAGAACGTGCTCAACGCCATCGGTGGTAACATGTCTCTGTTCTGCCTGGGCTTTGGGAACAACGTGGATTACTCCTTCCTGGATGTGATGGCCAAACAAAATAAGGGACTGGCACGCAGGATCTATGAAGCCTCGGATGCAACCCTTCAGCTGCAG GGTTTCTTTGAGGAGGTGGCCACCCCTCTGCTCTCTGAGGTGGACCTGCGTTACCCTGACAACGCGGTGGAGTCCTTAACCCCTCATCACTTCAGTCAGCTGTTCAATGGCTCAGAGATTGTGGTGGCCGGGCGGCTGTCTGACAATGACATGGACAACTTCCTGGTGGAAGTGCAGGCTGATGGA CATGGGAATGACTTCCAGGTGCAGGGGAAAGCCAGGGTGGCTGAGTGGGACCAGATCTATCCAGAGCAGGAGTACATTTTCGGGAACTTCAGTGAGCGCCTGTGGGCTTACCTCACCCTCCAACAGCTACTGGTCGCAAG TGAGCTGGGTTCACCGGAGGAGAAGAGCAACGCCACGGCCAAAGCCCTGGAGATGTCCCTGAAGTACAGCTTCGTCACGCCCCTCACCTCCATGGTGGTCACCAAGCCAGAGACCGAGGATGGTCCCAGCGGGCCCCTTATAGCAGACAAGCTGACTGAGG GAGAGCGACGTTTTGTGGAGAAGGACGGTATGAATTTGACTGACCATTCACTGGTTTGA
- the LOC132470927 gene encoding inter-alpha-trypsin inhibitor heavy chain H3-like isoform X1 translates to MLRSVMPGKWSTLLLWNSLCIFIFLVDGAVFITHNEDMQRDAEAVASPISRQKRSTNNAKMVEVLSVTVHCTVASRFAHTVMTSSALNKANSSQEIFFEVDLPKTAFITNFTMEIEGQVYIGKVNEKEKARKQYDKAVSKGQTAGLVKASGRTMETFSVSVNIRAKSNVTFILTYEELLQRKLGQYEILTRINPKQLVQNFEIVADIYEAQGIAFVEAAGTFLSNELLPLVEKTVTDNKAHISFSPTLDQQRKCPECDGSLINGDFIIKYDVKRASSLGDIQIVKGYFVHFFAPPDLPRIPKNVVFVIDRSGSMSGTKMKQTREAMLAILQDLHHEDHFGLIQFDHTILQWKNSLMKATRENVTNAMEYVKRIRDSGSTNINGAVLRAVDMLKREKGGTQTSVDMIILLTDGMPNSGESSLPKIQKNVLNAIGGNMSLFCLGFGNNVDYSFLDVMAKQNKGLARRIYEASDATLQLQGFFEEVATPLLSEVDLRYPDNAVESLTPHHFSQLFNGSEIVVAGRLSDNDMDNFLVEVQADGHGNDFQVQGKARVAEWDQIYPEQEYIFGNFSERLWAYLTLQQLLVASELGSPEEKSNATAKALEMSLKYSFVTPLTSMVVTKPETEDGPSGPLIADKLTEGERRFVEKDVRAQAAPKRKTQSGEKLSSLTLSSLTVNISTYCTLSTLTTLPPLSIKCSPSTPCWKVGML, encoded by the exons ATGTTGAGGTCAGTCATGCCTGGGAAGTGGAGCACGCTGCTTCTTTGGAATTCCCTCTGCATCTTTATTTTTCTGGTCGATGGAGCAGTGTTCATCACACATAATGAAGATATGCAGAGG GACGCTGAGGCTGTTGCGAGCCCCATTTCTCGTCAG AAACGTAGTACAAACAATGCAAAG ATGGTGGAGGTGCTCAGTGTCACAGTACACTGTACGGTGGCTTCTCGGTTCGCTCACACAGTCATGACCTCCAGTGCTTTGAACAAAGCCAACTCCTCCCAGGAAATATTCTTCGAGGTGGACCTGCCCAAGACGGCCTTCATCACCAACTTCACCAT GGAGATTGAGGGTCAGGTCTATATTGGGAAGGTGAATGAAAAAGAGAAGGCTAGGAAGCAGTATGACAAAGCAGTGTCTAAAGGGCAGACGGCTGGACTGGTCAA AGCTTCTGGAAGGACGATGGAGACGTTCTCTGTATCCGTCAACATTAGAGCCAAGAGCAATGTGACCTTCATCCTGACCTATGAGGAGCTTCTTCAGAGGAAATTGGGCCAGTATGAGATTCTGACCCGAATTAACCCCAAACAGCTGGTCCAGAACTTTGAG attgtgGCTGATATCTATGAGGCCCAGGGCATTGCCTTTGTGGAGGCCGCTGGAACCTTCCTTTCCAATGAACTCCTCCCACTGGTGGAAAAAACGGTCACAGACAATAAG GCACACATCTCCTTCTCGCCCACGCTGGATCAGCAGAGGAAGTGTCCAGAGTGTGATGGGTCTCTGATCAATGGGGATTTCATCATCAAGTATGACGTGAAACGAGCGTCCAGCCTCGGAGACATTCAG ATCGTGAAAGGATACTTTGTGCATTTCTTTGCTCCACCGGATCTTCCTCGCATCCCAAAGAATGTGGTGTTTGTCATCGACAGGAGTGGGTCAATGTCAGGCACCAAGATGAAACAG ACCCGAGAGGCAATGCTGGCCATTCTGCAAGACCTGCACCATGAAGACCATTTCGGCCTCATCCAATTTGACCACACCATTCTCCAGTGGAAGAATTCTCTTATGAAGGCCACGAGAGAAAATGTGACCAACGCAATGGAGTATGTCAAGAGAATCAGGGATAGCGGAA GTACGAATATCAACGGCGCCGTGTTGAGAGCAGTGGACATGTTGAAGCGGGAAAAGGGAGGCACACAGACAAGTGTGGACATGATTATCTTACTGACTGACGGAATGCCCAATTCAG GGGAGAGCTCCCTCCCAAAGATCCAGAAGAACGTGCTCAACGCCATCGGTGGTAACATGTCTCTGTTCTGCCTGGGCTTTGGGAACAACGTGGATTACTCCTTCCTGGATGTGATGGCCAAACAAAATAAGGGACTGGCACGCAGGATCTATGAAGCCTCGGATGCAACCCTTCAGCTGCAG GGTTTCTTTGAGGAGGTGGCCACCCCTCTGCTCTCTGAGGTGGACCTGCGTTACCCTGACAACGCGGTGGAGTCCTTAACCCCTCATCACTTCAGTCAGCTGTTCAATGGCTCAGAGATTGTGGTGGCCGGGCGGCTGTCTGACAATGACATGGACAACTTCCTGGTGGAAGTGCAGGCTGATGGA CATGGGAATGACTTCCAGGTGCAGGGGAAAGCCAGGGTGGCTGAGTGGGACCAGATCTATCCAGAGCAGGAGTACATTTTCGGGAACTTCAGTGAGCGCCTGTGGGCTTACCTCACCCTCCAACAGCTACTGGTCGCAAG TGAGCTGGGTTCACCGGAGGAGAAGAGCAACGCCACGGCCAAAGCCCTGGAGATGTCCCTGAAGTACAGCTTCGTCACGCCCCTCACCTCCATGGTGGTCACCAAGCCAGAGACCGAGGATGGTCCCAGCGGGCCCCTTATAGCAGACAAGCTGACTGAGG GAGAGCGACGTTTTGTGGAGAAGGACG TCAGGGCACAAGCAGCCCCGAAAAGGAAAACCCAAAGCGGTGAGAAGCTctcctcactcacactctcctcACTCACTGTCAACATATCCACATACTGCACACTCTCTACACTCACCACACTTCCCCCCCTTTCCATTAAATGCTCTCCTTCCACCCCATGTTGGAAGGTTGGAATGTTGTAA
- the LOC132470927 gene encoding inter-alpha-trypsin inhibitor heavy chain H3-like isoform X3 — protein MVEVLSVTVHCTVASRFAHTVMTSSALNKANSSQEIFFEVDLPKTAFITNFTMEIEGQVYIGKVNEKEKARKQYDKAVSKGQTAGLVKASGRTMETFSVSVNIRAKSNVTFILTYEELLQRKLGQYEILTRINPKQLVQNFEIVADIYEAQGIAFVEAAGTFLSNELLPLVEKTVTDNKAHISFSPTLDQQRKCPECDGSLINGDFIIKYDVKRASSLGDIQIVKGYFVHFFAPPDLPRIPKNVVFVIDRSGSMSGTKMKQTREAMLAILQDLHHEDHFGLIQFDHTILQWKNSLMKATRENVTNAMEYVKRIRDSGSTNINGAVLRAVDMLKREKGGTQTSVDMIILLTDGMPNSGESSLPKIQKNVLNAIGGNMSLFCLGFGNNVDYSFLDVMAKQNKGLARRIYEASDATLQLQGFFEEVATPLLSEVDLRYPDNAVESLTPHHFSQLFNGSEIVVAGRLSDNDMDNFLVEVQADGHGNDFQVQGKARVAEWDQIYPEQEYIFGNFSERLWAYLTLQQLLVASELGSPEEKSNATAKALEMSLKYSFVTPLTSMVVTKPETEDGPSGPLIADKLTEGERRFVEKDVRAQAAPKRKTQSGEKLSSLTLSSLTVNISTYCTLSTLTTLPPLSIKCSPSTPCWKVGML, from the exons ATGGTGGAGGTGCTCAGTGTCACAGTACACTGTACGGTGGCTTCTCGGTTCGCTCACACAGTCATGACCTCCAGTGCTTTGAACAAAGCCAACTCCTCCCAGGAAATATTCTTCGAGGTGGACCTGCCCAAGACGGCCTTCATCACCAACTTCACCAT GGAGATTGAGGGTCAGGTCTATATTGGGAAGGTGAATGAAAAAGAGAAGGCTAGGAAGCAGTATGACAAAGCAGTGTCTAAAGGGCAGACGGCTGGACTGGTCAA AGCTTCTGGAAGGACGATGGAGACGTTCTCTGTATCCGTCAACATTAGAGCCAAGAGCAATGTGACCTTCATCCTGACCTATGAGGAGCTTCTTCAGAGGAAATTGGGCCAGTATGAGATTCTGACCCGAATTAACCCCAAACAGCTGGTCCAGAACTTTGAG attgtgGCTGATATCTATGAGGCCCAGGGCATTGCCTTTGTGGAGGCCGCTGGAACCTTCCTTTCCAATGAACTCCTCCCACTGGTGGAAAAAACGGTCACAGACAATAAG GCACACATCTCCTTCTCGCCCACGCTGGATCAGCAGAGGAAGTGTCCAGAGTGTGATGGGTCTCTGATCAATGGGGATTTCATCATCAAGTATGACGTGAAACGAGCGTCCAGCCTCGGAGACATTCAG ATCGTGAAAGGATACTTTGTGCATTTCTTTGCTCCACCGGATCTTCCTCGCATCCCAAAGAATGTGGTGTTTGTCATCGACAGGAGTGGGTCAATGTCAGGCACCAAGATGAAACAG ACCCGAGAGGCAATGCTGGCCATTCTGCAAGACCTGCACCATGAAGACCATTTCGGCCTCATCCAATTTGACCACACCATTCTCCAGTGGAAGAATTCTCTTATGAAGGCCACGAGAGAAAATGTGACCAACGCAATGGAGTATGTCAAGAGAATCAGGGATAGCGGAA GTACGAATATCAACGGCGCCGTGTTGAGAGCAGTGGACATGTTGAAGCGGGAAAAGGGAGGCACACAGACAAGTGTGGACATGATTATCTTACTGACTGACGGAATGCCCAATTCAG GGGAGAGCTCCCTCCCAAAGATCCAGAAGAACGTGCTCAACGCCATCGGTGGTAACATGTCTCTGTTCTGCCTGGGCTTTGGGAACAACGTGGATTACTCCTTCCTGGATGTGATGGCCAAACAAAATAAGGGACTGGCACGCAGGATCTATGAAGCCTCGGATGCAACCCTTCAGCTGCAG GGTTTCTTTGAGGAGGTGGCCACCCCTCTGCTCTCTGAGGTGGACCTGCGTTACCCTGACAACGCGGTGGAGTCCTTAACCCCTCATCACTTCAGTCAGCTGTTCAATGGCTCAGAGATTGTGGTGGCCGGGCGGCTGTCTGACAATGACATGGACAACTTCCTGGTGGAAGTGCAGGCTGATGGA CATGGGAATGACTTCCAGGTGCAGGGGAAAGCCAGGGTGGCTGAGTGGGACCAGATCTATCCAGAGCAGGAGTACATTTTCGGGAACTTCAGTGAGCGCCTGTGGGCTTACCTCACCCTCCAACAGCTACTGGTCGCAAG TGAGCTGGGTTCACCGGAGGAGAAGAGCAACGCCACGGCCAAAGCCCTGGAGATGTCCCTGAAGTACAGCTTCGTCACGCCCCTCACCTCCATGGTGGTCACCAAGCCAGAGACCGAGGATGGTCCCAGCGGGCCCCTTATAGCAGACAAGCTGACTGAGG GAGAGCGACGTTTTGTGGAGAAGGACG TCAGGGCACAAGCAGCCCCGAAAAGGAAAACCCAAAGCGGTGAGAAGCTctcctcactcacactctcctcACTCACTGTCAACATATCCACATACTGCACACTCTCTACACTCACCACACTTCCCCCCCTTTCCATTAAATGCTCTCCTTCCACCCCATGTTGGAAGGTTGGAATGTTGTAA
- the LOC132470938 gene encoding inter-alpha-trypsin inhibitor heavy chain H3-like, which translates to MKVNDHSLVWQPLNLCTFLTLYIYVFVFAALVRARPAARQRSYDNVDGDPHFMIELPEREDALCFDINGSPGTILNLVKDSSSGFLVNGQLVGKKQKKASASGVKTYFDHIGVDHRALEVRLEVTTEFITLSQDGQQVKLLWSDQASLKGPSVKLKVMNNNSLTVTIRDYIKFRVVRHTKVWSKRHYHQDYLGFYTLESHRMSQEVHGLLGQFYHGIGFEVGDQRPGEAPEKPDATMYVKGHQLNVTRSWHQDFRKDVQSGVHVPCWFAHSNGTGLIDGSASDYIVSGLFKTDK; encoded by the exons ATGAAAGTCAATGACCATTCACTGGTTTGGCAACCTTTGAATCTTTGCACTTTTCTTACACTTTACATCTATGTTTTTGTATTTGCGGCTTTAGTAAGAGCCAGACCGGCAGCTAGACAGAGGAGTTACGATAATG TGGATGGAGATCCTCATTTTATGATAGagctgccagagagagaggacgcaCTGTGCTTTGACATCAACGGATCACCTGGAACCATCTTGAACCTGGTTAAAGACTCCTCCTCAG GTTTTCTGGTGAACGGGCAACTCGTTGGGAAAAAGCAAAAGAAAGCGAGCGCGAGTGGAGTCAAGACCTACTTTGACCACATCGGTGTGGACCACCGAGCCCTGGAGGTGAGGCTGGAGGTGACCACTGAGTTCATCACACTGTCCCAGGACGGTCAACAGGTCAAGCTGCTGTGGTCAGATCAAGCTTCCCTCAAAGGACCCAG TGTGAAGCTTAAGGTGATGAACAACAACAGTCTGACCGTGACCATAAGGGACTACATCAAGTTTAGGGTGGTCAGGCACACAAAGGTGTGGAGTAAACGGCACTACCATCAGGATTATCTGGGATTCTACACATTGGAAAGTCATCGTATGTCCCAGGAAGTCCACGGCCTGCTTG GTCAGTTCTATCATGGGATTGGGTTTGAGGTTGGAGATCAACGTCCAGGAGAGGCTCCTGAGAAACCAGACGCCACCATGTATGTCAAAGGACATCAGCTCAATGTGACCAG GAGCTGGCATCAAGACTTCAGGAAGGATGTGCAGAGCGGAGTGCATGTTCCCTGCTGGTTCGCTCACAGTAATGGAACAGGGCTCATTGACGGGAGTGCTTCAGATTACATTGTGTCAGGCCTCTTTAAGACTGACAAGTAG